The Hippoglossus hippoglossus isolate fHipHip1 chromosome 2, fHipHip1.pri, whole genome shotgun sequence genome includes a region encoding these proteins:
- the LOC117775239 gene encoding R3H domain-containing protein 1 isoform X6, with the protein MRMSDTADSEATKVSEATDPASSPNDNAAKSEVSDPSQSCRDEQGSNSKRDAQPVKYSKSNTRLKLVRSLAVCEESFPCPIPEPSAAPQDGFLLQPFEKEERGTQDQAEKEDVSDKVDKPEKTQRKRLSRDSSQDYTDSTGIDLHEFLVNTLKGNPKDRSMLLKLEQDILDFISNNESQKRKFPPMTPYHRMLLHRVAAYFGMDHNVDPSGKSVVINKTTNTRIPDQKFSEHIKDDRADDFQKRYILKRDNSSFDREDSTVDHYILDRSAQDEDACMSTQQRRQMFRLRAGRSGASRQSSSETETLPRHGEPRPWSSTDSSDSSNRLAPRPAITKASSFSGISPGLVRGDSTASSKSTGRLSKTGSESCSSVGSSSSSISRPQLPLPASAATRSNILNTQLIHPAADTRGPGHPEMIKSIPSQPPPAIDTTNYYVLPLEPSAIPPGSVLVNPHTGKPFIHPDGSAVLYNPASIVPAAGRIPQQGKPPQQPISAAGQQQTTNHLHSQPICPLQPSSEPVHNPMVSYPLPPSQFLPICPNQQYTVPDVLNAQFSHMTLTQQQQPSDSGATAQDNRHYPTLYHHHPSSVMLQGAPPQQVAGYMMAGPSGGHSGVLQGHPVSLPTPGLNQAYSSSTPGPAAFPGATLNQPLLQQHAYFQQPVQQMSMCYCSSAHHPHCSTQHQQQQQQQHHHQQQQQQHHHQQQQQQHHHHQQQQQQHHHYRPPVNTLSYNCPQSQNLPQQVHQAVMPNPASSYQTVVGVQPTPNLALTGNQQSNMGNQMQGMMVQYPPMQSYQQVSVPQQTYQQPMFVSCQPGQGAMAVAGMQPYYSLLPPNQHTTMSSTVSFLPAQMMEQLQFPQSQSPCVSQQHPGQQYAGLLPPAPSSGMVMLQMTAPPCQQPRAPSPCQRKQPGYKHPGPENQRSRRPAELPPLPDITQSSLRSSPALTHSPGQPPSVKGLLPPGISPIPVMAHHPQLPTAFCHSGQGEAHYSLLGQPLHYKPSIRPPLIHTAHMVTKHQGPLGVWRSGHVRKASRKPLSSDLSVGEAVSTHILEVTDPPEGISCTDSNHLLAELCEGGELIPRPSDHRLRNTTRDAPGRDLASSHSVFAMLPSRYAVPSTALHHRSPRASF; encoded by the exons ATGAGAATGTCCGATACCGCCGACAGTGAAGCGACGAAGGTTTCCGAGGCCACCGACCCGGCGTCGTCTCCAAACGACAACGCCGCCAAGTCTGAGGTTTCAGACCCGAGCCAGAGCTGCAGAGATGAGCAGGGCAGCAACAGTAAAAGGGACGCACAG CCTGTGAAGTACTCCAAG tCCAACACCAGGCTAAAGCTGGTGCGGAGCCTGGCAGTGTGTGAAGAGTCCTTCCCTTGCCCTATTCCTGAGCCTTCAGCAGCACCTCAG GATGGATTCCTTCTCCAGCCCTTTGAAAAGGAAGAACGAGGAACGCAGGACCAAGCCGAGAAAGAGGACGTCTCTGACAAGGTGGACAAACCTGAGAAAACGCAGAGGAAAAGGCTGTCGAGAG ATTCCAGTCAAGACTACACAGATTCAACTGGCATAGATCTCCATGAGTTCCTGGTCAACACACTGAAGGGCAACCCCAA ggaTCGGAGCATGCTTCTGAAACTGGAACAGGACATCTTGGACTTCATCAGCAATAACGA AAGTCAAAAGAGAAAGTTTCCACCCATGACGCCTTACCATAGGATGCTGTTACACCGAGTGGCAGCCTACTTTGGAATGGACCACAATGTGGATCCCAGTGGAAAATCTGTGGTTATCAACAAAACCACCAACACTAGAAT ACCCGATCAGAAATTCTCCGAGCACATCAAGGATGACAGGGCGGACGATTTTCAGAAACGCTACATTCTCAAACGAGACAACTCCAGCTTTGATCGTGAAGACAGCACG GTAGATCACTATATACTAGATAGAAG cGCGCAGGATGAAGACGCATGCATGAGCACCCAACAGAGGCGGCAAATGTTCAG GCTACGGGCCGGCCGGTCAGGCGCCAGCCGACAGAGCAGCTCAGAGACAGAAACGCTGCCGCGGCACGGCGAGCCTCGGCCGTGGAGCAGCACCGACAGCTCGGACAGCTCCAACCGGCTCGCCCCGCGACCCGCCATCACCAAGGCCAGCAGCTTCAGCGGCATCTCCCCCGGCCTGGTCCGAGGGGACAGCACAGCCAGCAGCAAGAGCACCGGGAGGCTCTCGAAAACAG GTTCCGAATCATGCAGTAGCGTCGGCTCCTCGTCCAGCTCGATATCCCGTCCCCAGCTGCCTCTCCCAGCTTCGGCCGCAACCCGATCCAACATCCTCAACACGCAATTAATCCACCCGGCCGCCGACACCAGAGGCCCCGGACACCCGGAGATGATCAAGAGCATCCCATCGCAGCCGCCGCCAGCTATAGACACAACCAACTATTACGTGTTGCCGTTGGAACCCTCAGCGATCCCACCTGGCAGTGTTCTGGTCAACCCACACACAG GCAAGCCTTTCATCCATCCCGACGGCAGCGCTGTACTTTATAACCCGGCAAGCATCGTCCCCGCTGCTGGCAGGATTCCACAGCAGGGGAAACCCCCACAGCAGCCAATCTCTGCCGCAGGCCAGCAGCAGACCACCAATCATCTGCACTCCCAG ccGATCTGTCCTCTCCAGCCGTCCTCTGAGCCTGTCCACAACCCAATGGTCTCttatcctcttcctccctctcagttCCTGCCCATCTGTCCTAACCAACAGTACACTGTG CCCGACGTCCTAAACGCCCagttcagtcacatgactctcacgcagcagcagcagcccagcgACAGCGGAGCCACAGCTCAAGACAACCGCCACTATCCAACTTTgtaccaccaccacccctcctctGTGATGCTGCAGGGAGCCCCTCCGCAGCAGGTTGCTGGCTACATGATGGCAGGGCCATCAGGAGGACACTCAGGGGTGCTACAGGGTCATCCTGTCTCACTCCCAACTCCAGGCCTCAACCAAGCGTACTCCAGCTCCACACCGGGCCCCGCTGCTTTTCCCGGGGCCACGTTGAACCAGCCGTTACTCCAGCAGCACGCTTACTTCCAGCAGCCTGTACAGCAG ATGTCCATGTGTTACTGCTCTTCAGCCCACCACCCACACTGCTCCACTcagcatcaacagcagcagcagcagcagcatcatcatcaacagcagcagcagcagcaccatcatcagcagcagcagcagcagcaccatcatcatcagcagcagcagcagcagcaccaccactACCGACCCCCGGTCAACACGCTGTCCTATAACTGCCCTCAGAGCCAAAACCTGCCCCAACAAG TGCACCAAGCCGTGATGCCAAACCCAGCGTCCAGCTACCAGACTGTAGTGGGCGTGCAGCCAACACCCAACCTCGCCCTCACTGGCAACCAGCAAAGCAATATGGGCAACCAGATGCAAGGCATGATGGTCCAGTACCCTCCAATGCAGTCTTATCAG caggtttCTGTGCCACAGCAGACGTACCAGCAGCCAATGTTTGTGTCCTGCCAGCCGGGACAGGGGGCGATGGCTGTTGCTGGCATGCAGCCCTACTACAGCCTGCTCCCCCCGAACCAGCACACCACCATGAG TTCAACAGTGAGTTTCCTGCCCGCCCAGATGATGGAGCAGCTCCAGTTCCCTCAGTCCCAGTCCCCTTGTGTCTCCCAGCAGCACCCAGGCCAACAGTACGCAG ggttgTTGCCGCCGGCCCCCAGCAGTGGCATGGTGATGCTGCAAATGACAGCGCCCCCCTGCCAGCAGCCCCGGGCCCCCTCCCCCTGCCAGCGGAAACAGCCCGGCTACAAACACCCAGGGCCCGAGAACCAGCGCAGCCGCAGGCCTGCCGAGCTCCCGCCGCTTCCAGACATCACCCAG AGCAGCCTGCGCTCGTCCCCGGCGCTCACTCACTCGCCAGGCCAGCCGCCCAGCGTCAAGGGGCTCCTCCCACCAGGCATCTCGCCCATCCCTGTCATGGCCCACCACCCGCAGCTCCCTACAGCCTTCTGCCACAGTGGACAAG GTGAAGCCCACTACTCTCTACTGGGCCAACCTCTGCATTACAAACCCTCCATCAGACCTCCGCTGATCCACACTGCCCACATGGTGACCAAACACCag gGTCCACTGGGGGTTTGGCGTAGCGGTCATGTGAGGAAGGCCAGCAGAAAACCTCTGTCTTCAGATCTCAGTGTAGGTGAAGCAG tgagcACTCACATCCTGGAAGTGACAGATCCTCCAGAGGGGATCAGCTGTACAGACTCCAACCACCTCCTGGCAGAGCTCTGTGAAGGGGGCGAACTGATCCCGCGGCCGTCGGACCACCGGCTGCGCAACACAACCAGAGACGCTCCCGGCAGAGACCTGGCCTCATCACACTCTGTCTTTGCCATGCTACCCTCCAGATACGCTGTCCCAAGCACCGCGCTCCACCACCGCAGCCCCCGGGCTTCCTTTTAA